One Comamonas endophytica DNA window includes the following coding sequences:
- a CDS encoding LysR family transcriptional regulator — MKNSERSFARRIDLTSLQLFVAVCELGSIGRAAEREFIAASAVSKRLSDLEAAVDTALLYRHSRGVTLTPAGESLLHHARTVLFGLERMQGELSEYAEGVRGHVRMHANMSAILQFLPEDLGRFARTHSQIKIDLQERLSAEVLHAVQEGTADIGICTLGPAGAGGLQARPYRSDRLVVVVPEAHPLAAAQSVAFAQVLDWDIVGLKADSSISLAMQAAAAHAGKPLRQRIQVTSLDAMCRMIDNGLGLGLLPDRAFALMHGVGHLRAVVLSDDWAAREVLLVARDFETLPMTSRLLVEHLAAA; from the coding sequence ATGAAGAATTCCGAGCGCAGCTTTGCGCGCCGCATCGACCTGACCTCACTGCAGCTGTTCGTCGCCGTCTGCGAACTCGGCAGCATCGGGCGCGCGGCCGAGCGCGAGTTCATTGCCGCCTCGGCGGTGAGCAAACGCCTGTCCGACCTCGAAGCCGCGGTCGATACCGCCCTGCTCTACCGCCACAGCCGCGGCGTGACCCTGACCCCGGCCGGCGAGAGCCTGCTGCACCATGCGCGCACCGTGCTGTTCGGGCTCGAGCGCATGCAGGGCGAGCTCAGCGAATACGCCGAAGGCGTGCGCGGCCACGTGCGCATGCATGCCAACATGTCGGCCATCCTGCAGTTCCTGCCCGAGGACCTGGGCCGCTTCGCGCGCACCCACAGCCAGATCAAGATCGACCTGCAGGAGCGCCTGAGCGCCGAGGTGCTGCACGCGGTGCAGGAAGGCACGGCCGACATCGGCATCTGCACGCTGGGCCCGGCGGGCGCCGGCGGCCTGCAGGCCAGGCCCTACCGCAGCGACCGCCTGGTGGTCGTGGTGCCCGAGGCCCACCCGCTGGCCGCCGCGCAAAGCGTGGCCTTCGCGCAGGTGCTCGACTGGGACATCGTCGGCCTCAAGGCCGACTCCAGCATCAGCCTGGCGATGCAGGCCGCGGCCGCGCATGCGGGCAAGCCGCTGCGCCAGCGCATCCAGGTGACGAGCCTCGACGCGATGTGCCGCATGATCGACAACGGCCTGGGCCTGGGCCTGCTGCCCGACCGCGCCTTCGCGCTGATGCATGGCGTCGGCCACCTGCGCGCCGTGGTCTTGAGCGACGACTGGGCGGCACGCGAAGTGCTGCTCGTGGCACGCGACTTCGAGACCCTGCCAATGACTTCGCGGCTGCTGGTCGAGCACCTGGCCGCCGCCTAG
- the leuC gene encoding 3-isopropylmalate dehydratase large subunit, giving the protein MGRTLYDKIWDEHVVHTEEDGTSILYIDRHLVHEVTSPQAFEGLRVAGRKLWRISSVVATADHNTPTTGWELGYEGIADPISKEQITTLNDNIGEFGSAAFFPFMDKGQGIVHVMGPEQGATLPGMTVVCGDSHTSTHGAFGALAHGIGTSEVEHVMATQTLLAKKAKNMLVRVDGKAAPGVTAKDIVLAIIGKIGTAGGTGYTIEFAGQAIRDLSMEGRMTVCNMAIEAGARAGLVAVDEKTIRYVQGRPLAPTGVEWEQAVAYWQTLHSDADAKFDAVVTLDAAQIVPQVTWGTSPEMVLGVDARVPDPDKEKDSNKRGAIERALTYMDLEPGKAIDDISIDKVFIGSCTNSRIEDMREAAAMVQRLGRKVAKNVKLAMVVPGSGLVKEQAEREGLDQIFKAAGFEWREPGCSMCLAMNADRLEPGERCASTSNRNFEGRQGAGGRTHLVSPAMAAAAAVHGHFVDVRRFA; this is encoded by the coding sequence ATGGGACGCACCCTGTACGACAAGATCTGGGACGAGCACGTCGTCCACACCGAGGAAGATGGCACTTCCATCCTCTACATCGACCGCCACCTGGTGCATGAAGTGACCAGCCCGCAAGCGTTCGAGGGGCTGCGCGTCGCCGGCCGCAAGCTCTGGCGCATCAGCTCGGTGGTGGCCACTGCCGACCACAACACGCCGACCACCGGCTGGGAGCTGGGCTACGAAGGCATTGCCGACCCGATCAGCAAGGAGCAGATCACCACGCTCAACGACAACATCGGCGAGTTCGGCTCCGCTGCCTTCTTCCCCTTCATGGACAAGGGCCAGGGCATCGTCCACGTGATGGGCCCCGAGCAGGGCGCGACGCTGCCCGGCATGACGGTGGTCTGCGGCGACAGCCACACCTCGACGCACGGCGCGTTCGGCGCGCTGGCGCACGGCATCGGCACCTCGGAAGTCGAGCACGTGATGGCCACGCAGACGCTGCTGGCGAAGAAGGCGAAGAACATGCTGGTGCGCGTGGACGGCAAGGCCGCGCCCGGGGTCACCGCCAAGGACATCGTGCTGGCCATCATCGGCAAGATCGGCACCGCCGGTGGCACGGGCTACACCATCGAATTCGCCGGCCAGGCGATCCGCGACCTGTCGATGGAAGGCCGCATGACGGTCTGCAACATGGCGATCGAGGCCGGCGCGCGCGCGGGCCTGGTGGCCGTGGACGAGAAGACCATCCGCTACGTGCAGGGCCGGCCGCTGGCGCCCACGGGCGTCGAATGGGAGCAGGCCGTCGCCTACTGGCAGACGCTGCATTCCGACGCCGACGCGAAGTTCGATGCCGTCGTCACGCTGGACGCCGCGCAGATCGTGCCGCAGGTCACCTGGGGCACCTCGCCCGAGATGGTGCTGGGCGTGGACGCGCGCGTGCCCGATCCGGACAAGGAAAAGGACAGCAACAAGCGCGGCGCCATCGAGCGCGCGTTGACCTACATGGACCTCGAGCCGGGCAAGGCCATCGACGACATCAGCATCGACAAGGTGTTCATCGGCTCGTGCACCAACAGCCGCATCGAGGACATGCGCGAAGCCGCGGCCATGGTGCAAAGGCTCGGCCGCAAGGTCGCCAAGAACGTGAAGCTGGCGATGGTCGTGCCCGGCTCCGGCCTGGTCAAGGAGCAGGCCGAGCGCGAGGGGCTGGACCAGATCTTCAAGGCCGCGGGCTTCGAGTGGCGCGAGCCCGGCTGCTCGATGTGCCTGGCGATGAACGCCGACCGGCTCGAGCCCGGCGAGCGCTGCGCCTCGACCTCGAACCGCAATTTCGAAGGCCGCCAGGGCGCGGGCGGGCGCACCCACCTGGTCAGCCCGGCCATGGCCGCCGCCGCCGCCGTGCACGGCCATTTCGTCGACGTGCGCCGCTTCGCCTGA
- the leuD gene encoding 3-isopropylmalate dehydratase small subunit gives MQKFTVHQGLVAPMDRENVDTDAIIPKQFLKSIKKTGFGVNLFDEWRYLDHGEPGQDPASRKPNPDFVLNQPRYQGASILLARKNFGCGSSREHAPWALDQFGFRAVIAPSFADIFFNNCFKNGLLPIVLPEAVVAELFDEVAAFPGYQLTIDLERQIIVRPQGAEIPFDVIAFRKYCLLNGYDDIGLTLRQSDKIKAFEAQRLATKPWLAHTLVQG, from the coding sequence ATGCAGAAATTCACCGTGCACCAAGGCCTCGTGGCCCCGATGGACCGCGAGAACGTCGACACCGACGCCATCATCCCCAAGCAGTTCCTCAAGTCGATCAAGAAGACCGGCTTCGGCGTGAACCTGTTCGACGAATGGCGCTATCTCGACCACGGCGAGCCCGGCCAGGACCCGGCCAGCCGCAAGCCCAACCCCGACTTCGTGCTCAACCAGCCGCGCTACCAGGGCGCCTCGATCCTGCTGGCACGCAAGAACTTCGGCTGCGGCTCGAGCCGCGAGCACGCGCCCTGGGCGCTGGACCAGTTCGGCTTCCGCGCCGTCATCGCGCCGAGCTTTGCCGACATCTTCTTCAACAATTGCTTCAAGAACGGCCTGCTGCCGATCGTGCTGCCCGAGGCCGTGGTGGCCGAGCTGTTCGACGAAGTGGCTGCCTTCCCCGGCTACCAGCTGACCATCGACCTCGAGCGCCAGATCATCGTGCGCCCGCAGGGCGCCGAGATCCCGTTCGACGTGATTGCCTTTCGCAAGTACTGCCTGCTCAACGGCTACGATGACATCGGCCTGACGCTGCGCCAGTCGGACAAGATCAAGGCCTTCGAAGCCCAGCGCCTGGCCACCAAGCCCTGGCTGGCCCATACCCTGGTGCAGGGCTGA
- the leuB gene encoding 3-isopropylmalate dehydrogenase — protein MKIAVLAGDGIGPEIVAEAVKVLNALDLDFEMESAPVGGAAYALTGHPLPEATLKLAMEADAVLFGAVGDWKYDTLDRPLRPEQAILGLRKHMGLFANFRPAICYKELTHASSLKPELVAGLDILIIRELTGDIYFGQPRGRRVATDGHFPGAEEAFDTMRYSRPEIERIAHVAFQAAQKRSKRVTSVDKANVLETFQFWKDIVTEVGKEYPDVQLDHMYVDNAAMQLVKEPKRFDVVVTGNMFGDILSDEASMLTGSIGMLPSASLNSKGQGLYEPSHGSAPDIAGKNVANPLATILSAAMMLRFSLNQEAAAQRIEAAVQAVLAQGLRTPDIWSEGTTRVGTAEMGDAVVAALA, from the coding sequence ATGAAAATTGCAGTCTTGGCCGGTGACGGCATCGGCCCGGAAATCGTCGCAGAAGCCGTCAAGGTGCTCAACGCCCTCGACCTCGACTTCGAGATGGAGTCCGCCCCCGTGGGCGGCGCGGCCTATGCGCTCACCGGCCATCCGCTGCCCGAAGCCACGCTGAAGCTGGCGATGGAAGCCGATGCCGTGCTGTTCGGCGCCGTCGGCGACTGGAAGTACGACACGCTGGACCGTCCGCTGCGCCCCGAGCAGGCGATCCTGGGCCTGCGCAAGCACATGGGCCTGTTCGCCAACTTCCGCCCAGCCATCTGCTACAAGGAACTGACCCACGCCTCGAGCCTCAAGCCCGAGCTGGTCGCCGGCCTCGACATCCTGATCATCCGCGAGCTCACGGGCGACATCTACTTCGGCCAGCCGCGCGGCCGCCGCGTGGCCACCGACGGGCATTTCCCCGGCGCCGAGGAAGCCTTCGACACCATGCGCTATTCGCGCCCGGAGATCGAGCGCATCGCGCATGTCGCCTTCCAGGCGGCGCAAAAGCGCAGCAAGCGCGTGACCAGCGTCGACAAGGCCAACGTGCTCGAGACCTTCCAGTTCTGGAAGGACATCGTGACCGAGGTCGGCAAGGAATATCCCGACGTGCAGCTGGACCACATGTATGTCGACAACGCCGCGATGCAGCTGGTCAAGGAACCCAAGCGCTTCGACGTCGTGGTCACGGGCAACATGTTCGGCGACATCCTCTCGGACGAAGCCTCGATGCTCACCGGCTCCATTGGCATGCTGCCCTCGGCCAGCCTGAACTCCAAGGGCCAGGGCCTGTACGAGCCCAGCCACGGCAGCGCGCCCGACATCGCCGGCAAGAACGTCGCCAACCCGCTGGCCACGATCCTGTCGGCCGCGATGATGCTGCGCTTCAGCCTGAACCAGGAAGCCGCGGCCCAGCGCATCGAAGCCGCCGTGCAGGCCGTGCTGGCCCAGGGCCTGCGCACGCCCGACATCTGGAGCGAAGGCACGACGCGCGTCGGCACCGCCGAGATGGGCGATGCGGTGGTGGCCGCACTGGCCTGA
- the asd gene encoding aspartate-semialdehyde dehydrogenase: MSKLVGLVGWRGMVGSVLMDRMQAEGDFDLIEPIFFSTSNAGGKAPAQARTHTTLQDANDIAALAQCDIIITAQGGDYTKAVFGPLRASGWQGHWIDAASSLRMEEDAVIVLDPVNDDLIQSRLAAGGRNWIGGNCTNSILLMGLSGLFKAGLVEWVSSMTYQAASGGGANHMRELLKGMGVVHAAVSDALATPASAILDIDRQVAQTIRNDVPTEYFGAPLAGGLIPWIDVQLPNGQSKEEWKGQAEVNKILGTSATIPVDGLCVRIGAMRCHSLALTLKLKHDLPLAEIETLIQSGNPWVKFVANDRALTVKELTPAAVTGGLEVAVGRVRKLNMGPEYLSAFVIGDQLLWGAAEPLRRMLRILLKA; encoded by the coding sequence ATGAGCAAGTTGGTAGGTTTGGTGGGCTGGCGCGGCATGGTCGGCTCGGTGTTGATGGACCGCATGCAGGCCGAAGGCGATTTCGACCTGATCGAGCCGATTTTCTTCTCCACCTCGAATGCCGGCGGCAAGGCACCCGCCCAGGCCCGCACCCATACCACGCTGCAGGATGCCAACGACATCGCGGCGCTGGCGCAATGCGACATCATCATCACGGCCCAGGGCGGCGACTACACCAAGGCCGTGTTCGGCCCGCTGCGCGCCTCCGGCTGGCAAGGCCACTGGATCGACGCCGCCTCCTCGCTGCGCATGGAAGAAGACGCCGTCATCGTGCTCGACCCGGTCAATGACGACCTGATCCAGTCGCGGCTGGCTGCGGGCGGCAGGAACTGGATCGGCGGCAACTGCACCAACTCCATCCTGCTGATGGGCCTGTCGGGCCTGTTCAAGGCCGGCCTGGTCGAATGGGTCAGCTCCATGACCTACCAGGCGGCCTCAGGCGGCGGCGCCAACCACATGCGCGAACTGCTCAAGGGCATGGGCGTGGTGCACGCTGCCGTGTCCGATGCGCTGGCCACGCCCGCCTCGGCCATTCTCGACATCGACCGCCAGGTGGCACAGACCATCCGCAACGACGTTCCCACCGAGTACTTCGGCGCGCCGCTGGCCGGCGGCCTGATCCCCTGGATCGACGTGCAGCTGCCCAACGGCCAGTCCAAGGAGGAGTGGAAGGGCCAGGCCGAGGTCAACAAGATCCTCGGCACCAGCGCCACCATCCCCGTGGACGGGCTGTGCGTGCGCATCGGCGCGATGCGCTGCCACTCGCTGGCGCTGACGCTCAAGCTCAAGCACGACCTGCCGCTGGCGGAGATCGAGACCCTGATCCAATCGGGCAACCCCTGGGTGAAGTTCGTCGCCAACGACCGCGCGCTCACCGTGAAGGAGCTGACGCCCGCGGCCGTGACCGGCGGCCTCGAGGTGGCCGTGGGCCGTGTGCGCAAGCTGAACATGGGCCCCGAATACCTCTCGGCCTTCGTGATCGGCGACCAGCTGCTGTGGGGCGCTGCCGAGCCCCTGCGACGCATGCTCCGGATCCTTTTGAAGGCTTGA
- a CDS encoding FimV/HubP family polar landmark protein, whose amino-acid sequence MHRWKLSALAAAALVTVSLTATDAWALALGRLSVQSGLGEPLRAEVELPQITAAEADTLQASIASPAVFRAQGMEYTAAAGQFRLQLLRRPDGSAVLQLSSTQPVTESFVDLVINASWSAGQVVRSYTLLLDPPAGRQSAPATNPPQIGAPASAPAQPLAAARSAPRPVPAAAPPSAPPAPAPLTEITVRAGSTASELAQAYRPAGVSLDQMLVAMLRANPHAFISGNVNRMRAGAVMELPDQAAAQATSIREARQIVAAQSQDFNRYRRQLAAAAPAAAVTAAQRSASGTVEAQVEDRKPTTAAPDKLTLSKGALADERLAREKQAQSQSDRLAELSRNLNELQNVAGAAPAAAPAPGVPAPGVPASGATAPGATAPGATPVGLPAAGVPATEAATLAAPAIPVADSAAAPEAAPAPVPAPAPAQPEPAAAPAAPGSADTSRENPALPLAGAGLLALLLGYAGYRQYRRRRAQDTATDTVPRDASPRDAVPGQQADTAQTQFGAELAHSQDQLDTGAETDPLVEADGYLAYGRDLQAEEVLKEALRTQPERLALHQRLADIHVKRHDRKAFEAVAQTVFALTQGQGAEWLHLAEQGRALDPSNPLYKAPAAEVPAGPADEVAVPERLNPDDRALVQPVAAAAALAASAAPAAGSEPAPAPSPDLDLGLDLPTDTRVAPSTDMGLEPMEPMEPIAPMEPMKPMEPMEPIEPVWKQPAAAAPLPELPPLPETPAVPADLPTAAHLALPDLELRSDDDEDAAPAQAPKAELPALEAPAAAPAQPETPPPDTQQPAAPAPAPSPQTPTKSAAPAPAEAFDFLEFDLGNLSLDLGDTPPAKTLSQAAAEDPLATKLALAQEFSAIGDNEGARTLIEEVIDEAEGELKERAQRLLAEIK is encoded by the coding sequence ATGCATCGTTGGAAACTCTCCGCACTGGCCGCTGCGGCCCTTGTCACTGTCAGCCTGACGGCCACCGACGCCTGGGCCCTGGCGCTCGGCCGGCTCAGCGTCCAGTCGGGGCTCGGCGAGCCCCTGCGCGCGGAAGTGGAACTGCCCCAGATCACGGCCGCCGAGGCCGACACGCTGCAAGCCAGCATCGCCTCGCCCGCTGTCTTTCGCGCGCAGGGCATGGAATACACGGCCGCCGCCGGCCAGTTCAGGCTGCAGCTGCTGCGCCGCCCGGACGGCTCCGCGGTGCTCCAGCTGAGCAGCACGCAACCCGTGACCGAGTCCTTTGTCGACCTGGTGATCAACGCCTCCTGGAGCGCGGGCCAGGTGGTGCGCAGCTATACGCTGCTGCTGGACCCGCCGGCAGGGCGCCAGAGCGCGCCGGCGACCAACCCGCCGCAGATCGGCGCCCCGGCTTCGGCACCCGCGCAACCGCTGGCGGCGGCGCGCAGCGCGCCGCGTCCCGTGCCCGCAGCGGCGCCCCCCAGCGCTCCCCCGGCTCCTGCGCCGTTGACCGAAATCACGGTGCGCGCGGGCTCCACCGCCAGCGAGCTGGCCCAGGCGTACCGCCCGGCCGGCGTGTCGCTGGACCAGATGCTCGTGGCGATGCTGCGCGCCAACCCCCATGCCTTCATCAGCGGCAACGTGAACCGCATGCGCGCTGGCGCCGTGATGGAATTGCCCGACCAGGCGGCGGCCCAGGCCACGTCGATACGCGAGGCGCGCCAGATCGTTGCTGCCCAGAGCCAGGACTTCAACCGCTACCGCCGCCAGCTCGCGGCCGCCGCGCCCGCGGCCGCCGTCACGGCGGCGCAGCGCAGCGCCAGCGGCACTGTCGAGGCCCAGGTCGAGGACCGCAAGCCGACCACGGCCGCGCCAGACAAGCTCACGCTGTCCAAGGGCGCGCTGGCCGACGAGCGCCTGGCGCGCGAAAAGCAGGCCCAGAGCCAGTCCGACCGCCTGGCCGAGCTTTCGCGCAACCTCAACGAACTCCAGAACGTCGCGGGCGCCGCCCCTGCGGCTGCACCGGCACCGGGCGTACCGGCACCGGGCGTACCGGCATCGGGCGCAACGGCACCGGGCGCAACGGCGCCGGGTGCCACACCGGTTGGCCTCCCGGCGGCGGGCGTGCCGGCCACCGAGGCCGCGACCCTCGCAGCGCCTGCAATCCCCGTGGCCGACAGCGCTGCGGCGCCTGAAGCTGCACCCGCGCCAGTGCCCGCCCCGGCCCCTGCGCAACCTGAGCCGGCCGCCGCTCCCGCTGCCCCCGGTTCTGCCGACACCTCGCGCGAGAATCCGGCGCTGCCGCTCGCCGGCGCCGGCCTGCTGGCCCTGCTGCTGGGCTATGCCGGCTACCGCCAATACCGGCGCCGCCGCGCGCAGGATACGGCAACGGATACGGTGCCGCGCGACGCTTCCCCCCGGGATGCGGTTCCGGGCCAGCAGGCCGATACCGCGCAGACGCAGTTCGGCGCCGAGCTGGCCCATTCGCAAGACCAGCTCGACACCGGCGCCGAGACCGATCCGCTGGTCGAGGCCGATGGCTACCTGGCCTATGGCCGCGACCTGCAGGCCGAGGAAGTGCTCAAGGAAGCGCTGCGCACCCAACCCGAGCGCCTGGCCCTGCACCAGAGGCTGGCCGATATCCACGTCAAGCGCCATGACCGCAAGGCCTTCGAGGCAGTGGCACAGACCGTGTTCGCGCTGACGCAGGGCCAAGGCGCCGAGTGGCTGCATCTGGCCGAGCAGGGCCGTGCGCTCGATCCGTCCAACCCCCTGTACAAAGCCCCGGCCGCCGAGGTGCCCGCCGGCCCGGCAGATGAGGTGGCTGTGCCGGAGCGCCTCAATCCCGACGACCGCGCTCTCGTGCAACCCGTGGCGGCGGCGGCCGCGCTGGCGGCCTCGGCAGCGCCCGCTGCCGGCTCCGAACCCGCGCCGGCTCCCAGCCCGGACCTGGATCTGGGGCTGGATCTGCCGACCGACACGCGCGTTGCGCCTTCCACCGACATGGGGCTTGAGCCGATGGAGCCGATGGAGCCCATCGCACCCATGGAGCCGATGAAGCCCATGGAGCCCATGGAGCCCATCGAGCCGGTCTGGAAGCAGCCCGCTGCGGCGGCCCCATTGCCCGAGCTGCCACCGCTGCCCGAGACGCCGGCAGTCCCTGCCGACCTGCCCACGGCGGCCCACCTGGCGCTGCCCGATCTGGAGCTGCGCTCCGACGACGATGAGGACGCGGCTCCCGCCCAGGCGCCCAAGGCGGAACTGCCGGCGTTGGAAGCGCCCGCAGCCGCGCCTGCCCAACCGGAAACGCCACCCCCCGATACGCAACAGCCCGCAGCCCCGGCTCCGGCACCTTCCCCGCAAACACCCACCAAGTCCGCCGCGCCCGCGCCGGCTGAGGCCTTCGACTTCCTGGAATTCGATCTGGGCAATCTCTCGCTGGACCTGGGTGACACCCCGCCCGCGAAGACGCTGAGCCAGGCCGCCGCCGAGGACCCGCTGGCCACCAAGCTGGCGCTGGCCCAGGAGTTTTCCGCCATTGGCGACAACGAGGGCGCGCGCACGCTGATCGAGGAAGTCATCGACGAAGCCGAGGGTGAGCTCAAGGAGCGCGCGCAACGCCTGCTTGCCGAAATCAAGTGA
- the truA gene encoding tRNA pseudouridine(38-40) synthase TruA: MRIALGVGYNGQRYNGWQSQTSGSTVQDHLEAALARFATQPVPTVCAGRTDAGVHGIMQVAHFDTELSRTPYSWVRGTNTFLPADIAVQWAQPVPDDFHARFSATARRYAYVLLQSPVRPSVEAGRVGWVFHELDGQAMQAAARQLLGEHDFSSFRASACQAKSPVKTLSRLDITRRAAPTGDALSRLHGLGRPGEPPMQTCYWHFEFEGNAFLHHMVRNIMGCLIAIGQGKQPVDWMQAVLAARSRDAAAPTFSPDGLYFLGPVYDPAWGLPTRAAAFDWLP; the protein is encoded by the coding sequence ATGCGCATAGCCTTGGGCGTGGGTTACAACGGCCAGCGCTACAACGGCTGGCAGAGCCAGACTTCGGGCAGCACGGTGCAGGACCATCTCGAGGCCGCGCTGGCGCGCTTCGCCACGCAGCCCGTGCCCACGGTCTGCGCCGGCCGCACCGATGCCGGCGTGCACGGCATCATGCAGGTCGCGCACTTCGACACCGAACTGTCGCGCACGCCCTATTCCTGGGTGCGCGGCACCAACACCTTCCTGCCCGCGGACATCGCCGTGCAGTGGGCGCAGCCCGTGCCCGACGACTTCCACGCGCGCTTCAGCGCCACGGCGCGGCGCTATGCCTATGTGCTGCTGCAGTCGCCGGTGCGCCCGAGCGTCGAGGCCGGCCGCGTGGGCTGGGTGTTCCACGAGCTCGACGGCCAGGCGATGCAGGCTGCGGCGCGCCAGCTGCTCGGCGAGCACGACTTCTCCTCCTTCCGCGCCTCGGCCTGCCAGGCGAAGAGCCCGGTCAAGACGCTGAGCCGCCTGGACATCACGCGCCGCGCCGCGCCCACGGGCGACGCGCTCAGCCGGCTGCACGGCCTGGGCCGCCCCGGCGAGCCGCCAATGCAGACCTGCTACTGGCATTTCGAGTTCGAGGGCAATGCCTTCCTGCACCACATGGTGCGCAACATCATGGGCTGCCTGATCGCCATCGGCCAGGGCAAGCAGCCCGTGGACTGGATGCAGGCGGTGCTGGCCGCACGCTCGCGCGATGCTGCGGCACCGACCTTTTCGCCCGACGGGCTGTATTTCCTCGGGCCGGTCTACGATCCGGCCTGGGGCCTGCCGACGCGCGCCGCGGCATTCGACTGGCTGCCATGA
- a CDS encoding phosphoribosylanthranilate isomerase: MTTHLTVLPRTRIKICGLTREEDVDQAVAAGADAVGFVLYAPSPRAVSIERAAALARRLPPFVTPVLLFVNESAAQVQAAVARIPGACLQFHGDESPAQCREASGARPFLRAARIPLGDAAAGFDLVEYAQRYSHAQAILLDAHVDGYGGGGKAFNWSLLPPSVDSHLVLSGGLTPANVSDGIAQLRPRCKTLAVDVSSGVEATGPDGQALKGVKDADKIHRFVAAVRAADAQHGRNSNV; this comes from the coding sequence ATGACGACCCATCTCACCGTTTTGCCGCGCACGCGCATCAAGATCTGCGGCCTCACGCGCGAAGAAGACGTGGACCAGGCCGTGGCCGCGGGCGCCGATGCCGTCGGCTTCGTGCTCTACGCTCCCAGCCCGCGCGCCGTTTCCATCGAGCGCGCGGCCGCGCTGGCGCGGCGGCTGCCGCCCTTCGTCACGCCGGTGCTGCTGTTCGTCAACGAGAGCGCGGCCCAGGTGCAGGCGGCCGTGGCGCGCATTCCCGGCGCCTGCCTGCAGTTCCATGGCGACGAATCGCCGGCGCAGTGCCGCGAGGCCAGCGGGGCGCGGCCCTTCCTGCGCGCCGCGCGGATTCCCCTAGGCGACGCGGCCGCCGGCTTCGACCTCGTAGAATATGCACAGCGTTACTCTCACGCCCAAGCCATACTGCTCGATGCCCATGTGGACGGCTATGGCGGCGGCGGCAAGGCATTCAATTGGTCACTCCTTCCTCCAAGCGTCGACTCTCACCTCGTCTTGTCTGGTGGACTTACGCCTGCAAACGTGAGCGATGGCATCGCGCAGCTGCGACCGCGCTGCAAGACGCTGGCCGTTGATGTCAGCTCCGGCGTCGAGGCCACGGGCCCCGACGGCCAGGCACTCAAGGGCGTCAAGGACGCCGACAAGATCCATCGCTTCGTTGCCGCCGTGCGGGCGGCCGATGCCCAACATGGCAGAAATTCCAATGTTTGA
- the trpB gene encoding tryptophan synthase subunit beta: MFEYQHPDASGHFGRYGGSFASETLTHALTELREAYARFQHDPEFMAEFESELKHYVGRPSPVYHAGRMSREMGGAQIYLKREDLNHTGAHKINNVIGQAMLAKRMGKKRIIAETGAGQHGVATATICARYGLECIIYMGAEDIRRQSPNVYRMKLLGATVVPVESGSKTLKDALNEAMRDWVANVDSTFYIIGTAAGPHPYPMMVRDFQSVIGSECLEQMPAFLGGGQPDAVIACVGGGSNAIGIFHPYIPYENTRLIGVEAAGQGLETGKHSASLQRGSSGVLHGNRTFILQNEDGQIMETHSISAGLDYPGVGPEHAWLQEIKRAEYVGITDTEALEAFHYLCRAEGIIPALESSHAVAYAMKLAKQMRPDQSILVNLSGRGDKDIGTVADLSGADFYDRPSMRGLTVKGGPAA, encoded by the coding sequence ATGTTTGAATACCAACACCCCGACGCATCCGGCCATTTCGGCCGCTATGGCGGCAGCTTCGCCAGCGAAACCCTGACCCACGCGCTGACCGAGCTGCGCGAAGCCTACGCACGCTTCCAGCACGACCCCGAGTTCATGGCCGAGTTCGAATCCGAACTCAAGCACTACGTGGGCCGGCCCTCGCCCGTCTACCACGCGGGGCGCATGAGCCGCGAGATGGGCGGCGCGCAGATCTACCTCAAGCGCGAGGACCTCAACCACACCGGCGCGCACAAGATCAACAACGTGATCGGCCAGGCGATGCTCGCCAAGCGCATGGGCAAGAAGCGCATCATCGCCGAGACCGGCGCGGGCCAGCACGGCGTGGCCACGGCCACCATCTGCGCGCGCTACGGCCTTGAATGCATCATCTACATGGGCGCCGAGGACATCCGCCGCCAGAGCCCCAACGTCTACCGCATGAAGCTGCTGGGCGCCACCGTCGTGCCGGTGGAGTCGGGCAGCAAGACCCTCAAGGACGCACTGAACGAAGCCATGCGCGACTGGGTCGCCAATGTCGACAGCACCTTCTACATCATCGGCACGGCCGCGGGCCCGCACCCCTATCCGATGATGGTGCGCGACTTCCAGAGCGTGATTGGCAGCGAGTGCCTGGAGCAGATGCCGGCCTTCCTCGGCGGCGGCCAGCCCGATGCGGTCATTGCCTGCGTGGGCGGCGGCAGCAATGCCATCGGCATCTTCCATCCCTACATTCCCTATGAAAACACGCGCCTGATCGGCGTCGAAGCCGCGGGCCAGGGCCTGGAGACCGGCAAGCATTCGGCCTCGCTGCAGCGCGGCAGCTCCGGCGTGCTGCACGGCAACCGCACCTTCATCCTGCAGAACGAGGATGGCCAGATCATGGAGACGCACAGCATCAGCGCCGGCCTCGACTACCCCGGCGTCGGGCCCGAGCACGCCTGGCTGCAGGAGATCAAGCGCGCGGAGTACGTCGGCATCACCGACACCGAAGCGCTGGAAGCCTTCCACTACCTGTGCCGCGCCGAAGGCATCATTCCGGCGCTCGAATCGAGCCACGCCGTGGCTTATGCCATGAAGCTGGCCAAGCAGATGCGCCCCGATCAGTCGATCCTGGTCAATCTCTCGGGCCGCGGCGACAAGGACATCGGCACCGTGGCCGACCTGTCGGGCGCAGATTTCTACGACCGCCCATCGATGCGCGGTCTGACTGTCAAGGGAGGGCCTGCCGCATGA